The sequence ACTTACCACTGCTGCCTGGAAGGCTGCAGTTTATTTTGTTGTCGATTAGAACGTCTCCGAAGGAGCAATTGAGGAAGAAGGTGAGGTTGATGTCCCAGGAGGTGTAGTCGAGGACGGAGTTGCCCTCGAAGGAGAGGTTGTGTCTGGGCCAGGGACAGATGCCAGCGTCGAGGAAATCGGTGTCGGCAATTGAGAAGGTTCGGGTGGGGTAATCGATCTTGGTCACGGTGTAGTTGTGGGAGCCGAGGGAAAGGATTAGGCGGTCATCATCTTCGCATATCAGCATAAATCCTTCATTACCGCAGTAGGAGGTGGGATTCTGGTGTACCCAGAATGGATAAGTAATAAGTTGTTTGCCACAGGTCGCCGAGTTTGGACAGGATGAGGTTGCGGGGCTGTTCGTGACAGGGGAACCGTTGATGGAgattaggaggaggaggaggaagacgaTGGAGATGAGGAGGGGAGAAGGTGATGAGAGGATTCTACAAGGCATGGTTCCGTGGCTGTGATGCAGGAGTATGAGCGCTGAAAGaaaggcttggccctcggatacTTTTAGGAGAACAATGGAAGGCGGGCGTCTTGACTTGGTGCTTCACTGCTTGCTGGAAAGATATGCCCATCGCCCTTGGCTTGTGAAACCGTTGGCTGGCTCGCAAGGGCTTTTAGTTTCCTTCTACGGGTTATCCAACCCCTCCGTGGCACGCGTGCCTCGACGACCCCACCGATTGCCTGGATTCGGTGGCTACCTTTGAAACGACGCCCCCTGCTGTCTGACATGGTCCTTACCCTCGGTCTATGTTGGGTTTTGTACAGGTCCGTTCATGGTGTCCGTGTCTATAGTTAAACGCTAATGTAAGCGTTCTTTCTTATCAAagcaaagcaaagaaaagaaaaaaaaacaaacatttCAAACCGAGCCATTTAGTGAGGGCCCAGCAATAGCGAGATGGAGTCCGCAGCGGACTAGTTGCGTAACAAAATGTGGAAGAGACCGAAAATAAGCCAGCTTTTTCCCCTTCTTCCATCAAACCGATCTGCAAGAGCCTCGAGCCAACATTGAATCCAGACCATCTAATGATGCATTAATTATTAGGTAGGTCAAGTCTATCACATCAGCGGTACATTAGTCCAATAATAGTTCGATACGTCAACTAATAGGAGATGAAGATTTGGAGCCTTACCTACTCACTTAACCTTGGTTAGAAGAAtaaccaaaaaacaaaaaaaaagcaaatatgtgGAGGCCCTGGCCCCTCTAGTCCTCTTCGTCTCCAACGTGACCTTTTTGATCTCTTCGTCTCCAACGTGACCTTTTTGATAAAATAGAAAGGTGGTGGCTTCCCGAAGAAATAAACCATCCGAGGAGACGCAGAAACTGGATAAAAGAAGCTACAGTTTTCGTGCCATCAATCAAAGCAGCCGCATGGGTGAATTCTTGGGATAAAGTAAATACtctgcatcaaaatcaatcttggaCTCCTCTAAACGCTTTGGAACACATCTTCATTTCTGACCAACCAAATCTAAGATTGAGCACCTACTTTTAGGTGGCATACGATGCATGCTGAAGTCCAGGTCAAGCATGTTTTTTGAAAGGCCAACCAAACTACGAATTGTATCACCTCATTTGTTACTCATCATTCTGAAGATTTTCTTTGGACCCAacagtcctctcttccttttGCTTTATGTAGTCTTCTTTCTAGTGATGTAGCTGGCTATATTTATGCGAGAACAAAATGAGCaaccgatgtaccaaaaaaaattagtaaaatTCTCAAGATAGTGATGGAATAATAGCTGCATCAGTAATAGGAGCTTGTCTCTAGATCTAAATAGCCAATTTACAATTCGGAATGGCATGCGAAATTGATTCTTCCATACTCGGGCAAATATCATAATAATTAGAAATATGTAAATCATGCTAGTGTAACAAACTATGGCATTGAAGCAATTTTCAAGCAAATGGGCTGAAAGAAAGAGACGAGGTGTgatgggggtgggggggggggggggggggttagtGCTTCAAAGTTCGTGCGCTGGTTTGGGCATTTCCACAAACAGGGGGTGATCGACGCGGTGGACGGTATCAGGGCGGGGAAGGGGAAGGAGCCAATGAAGACTCCAAGGGACGGAGAGGGAAGCTCTGGCCCGGCGGGGGCGGGGCCCAACTTGTCGTGGGCGGAGAAGGTCGGAGGAGCCCCTCGGGAGACGGGTTGGACCAACTACCGGATGTCGGCCGAGGAGTTGGAAGCTGTTCAACAGCACTTTACGGGGACCGTGAAACCATCATTGGAGAGGCTGGAGAAGGCGAGTGAAGCTTGGAGGTCCTCGGCAGTGATAGTGAGGAGTCTAGGGAAGCGGGTGCCGGCCGAGTGGATTGGTAGGGAGGCACGTCTGAGAGGGAAACTGGATTATGAGGTAGAGGCACTTCCAATGGCGGAAGGGCATGTTGTTGTCCGGTTCAAGGGAGAGGAGGATCGGGAGGTGGCGCTGACGAGGGGGCCTTGGATGGCAGGCGGACAGATCTTGGCTGTGGAGAGATGGCGCCCAGACTTCATCCCATGTGCGAAGATGGTTAACAACGTACTAGTGTGGGTGCGGCTTCCAGATCTTCCACTGGAGTTCTGGGTGATAGAGTCAATCATGGAGGTGGCCGTGGCGGTCGGCCGCCCCATCGCTGTGGATGGATTTACAGAGAAGAGGAGCAGAATAGGCTTCGCACGAGTCTTGGTAGAGGTAGATGCAAGTCGTCCTCTTCGGTCCAGGGCCTTCGTCCGAGGACTGACCGAGCGCTTCTGGCAAGCCTTTGTGTATGAAAGCTTGCCGGCGGTATGCTATAACTGCGGACTCATTGGGCATGGGGAGACTGAATGCTGCTTGCCATACTCGATCCCGGGTGAGGGTACCGGGAAGGAAGGGCTCGGCGACGCAGAGATGGGGGATGCTAATGGCCTGAAGGGGAATCGGGAGGGGCAGAGCCATGGAGGAGGCGGGTATAGGGTCTTCGGCCCGTGGTTATCCACCAACAGGGTTCGGGTGCAGCGGCCGACCAAGCCAGGGAATAAGTCGAGGAGCACGGTTGCGAAACCAGCCGGAGACGTCGAGGGTCAGCAGTATGTAGTCGGCGAGAAGAGTTCAGGTGTTGATGGTGCGATCTCGCCGGTCTCGCCGCCGGATCTTGAGGGGTGGCAGAAACCTACTAAGGTCGCGCGGAGGAGGTCGCCGGTGGCTGGTCGAGGGCTGGGTAACCTGGGGCTCGCCGGACTGGTGGTAGAGgacgcggggaagaagatgacacCAGACCTTGGACTGGCTGGGTCAGGGCCCGAGTACATTCAAGCGGGCCGGAAGCCCAGTGAAGACGGGCTCCAACTCAGGCCTGGTGGAGGACGGGCTAGGCCCAGGCCCATGCTCGACCGACGATGCGGGCCAAGCCTTCGGGCCGCAGGCCCAGGGCCAGGGCCCAAACAAGGATCCGGCCCGTGCGGTGAACCGGGCCCAGACAAAGTTAGGCTCATCGAGCGGGCCCAGCCCGCTGAAACGGGCCCGTAGCCCAGCTTGGAGAGGTCCGAACTCGGGGCCCGTGGAGCATGGCACAGCACATAAGGCACGGGTTCCTTCCGTGCCACCCGTGCCAGGCCTGGCCGACCGGAGGAGGGGGGCCGAATGGCGGAGGTTCCGGAGCCGGAGCCTTTCACCGGCGGTCCTGTGGGCCCCTCGGCGGCGGCAGAGGGCGATAGGGGAGGCGGTGTCACTGATGGCCGTCGCGGAGGCTTGGGGGAACCGGCAACTTCTCAAAGAGACAAGGCACAGCTGGCTGGAAAGGTGGCTCCCTCCCAGACGACGGCGACGGCGGTTCCGGTGGACGGTGTGGGTGGCGTTCGGATAGGGGCGGAGCTGGTATCCGGATCGTTGGTGGCGAGGGCGGAGCAAATGAGCAAGGTTCCCCCTGAGGTGGGGTCACGGCAGGATGAGGAGCTCCCTGGTAACGGGGGTATGGCGGCGCCGGCGATGGTCATGCTGGATGGGGCGGCAACGAAGGGGCAAGGTGGTGGCGCATCGGGGTCCGTTGATGGACAGGGACCCGGCAAGGGGAAGGCGCCATTGGCTGGGACGGTGCCTCTTCCAGAGGCTAAACCGTGCCATATGGCACGCTCAACCGACCACGGGCCGCCCCTCACTGCACCAAACTTGACGAAGCCTTTATCTGGGGAATCCAGCAGCGGTGGCAGGGGACTACTTCATGAAGAGCAGGAGGAAAATTCCATGGTTTCAG is a genomic window of Phoenix dactylifera cultivar Barhee BC4 chromosome 4, palm_55x_up_171113_PBpolish2nd_filt_p, whole genome shotgun sequence containing:
- the LOC113463076 gene encoding LEAF RUST 10 DISEASE-RESISTANCE LOCUS RECEPTOR-LIKE PROTEIN KINASE-like 1.2, which produces MPCRILSSPSPLLISIVFLLLLLISINGSPVTNSPATSSCPNSATCGKQLITYPFWVHQNPTSYCGNEGFMLICEDDDRLILSLGSHNYTVTKIDYPTRTFSIADTDFLDAGICPWPRHNLSFEGNSVLDYTSWDINLTFFLNCSFGDVLIDNKINCSLPGSSGKSSYIFTDEYLSTAIEYNLAQRCQGIVVVPVLNDPPLSDIWSHLLGDFGELLKNGFQLRWPDEISGACDRCESSGGRCGYTQPNSTSWVFACFCSGVMRDHSCGSEAFLLFWMNKRFFISISGLDLYYKCCTPIFFLLHVF
- the LOC120110653 gene encoding uncharacterized protein LOC120110653, which produces MKTPRDGEGSSGPAGAGPNLSWAEKVGGAPRETGWTNYRMSAEELEAVQQHFTGTVKPSLERLEKASEAWRSSAVIVRSLGKRVPAEWIGREARLRGKLDYEVEALPMAEGHVVVRFKGEEDREVALTRGPWMAGGQILAVERWRPDFIPCAKMVNNVLVWVRLPDLPLEFWVIESIMEVAVAVGRPIAVDGFTEKRSRIGFARVLVEVDASRPLRSRAFVRGLTERFWQAFVYESLPAVCYNCGLIGHGETECCLPYSIPGEGTGKEGLGDAEMGDANGLKGNREGQSHGGGGYRVFGPWLSTNRVRVQRPTKPGNKSRSTVAKPAGDVEGQQYVVGEKSSGVDGAISPVSPPDLEGWQKPTKVARRRSPVAGRGLGNLGLAGLVVEDAGKKMTPDLGLAGSGPEYIQAGRKPSEDGLQLRPGGGRARPRPMLDRRCGPSLRAAGPGPGPKQGSGPCGEPGPDKVRLIERAQPAETGP